The following nucleotide sequence is from Hippopotamus amphibius kiboko isolate mHipAmp2 chromosome 11, mHipAmp2.hap2, whole genome shotgun sequence.
TAAATGTCCCATTGAGCTCATTAAATGCAGATTCCACCTGAACTCAAAGGAACTACTGGAAAAGGACTGATTTCTTGACACTTCGGGTCACTTTATTGCTATTTTCTGTAGAGAGATTCTAAAGAGGATCAGGATGTAAAAAGGGAGATGCTTTGTAAATGGAAAGCACATTTGACATGTAGAGAATACGGAAAGGAAAAGGTGTAACAAACCTCACTGGAGTGACATGTAGGGGAAGTTACTGACATGAAAAGAGAGGAGATTTTAATGTGGAAGAGGACAGGAGAAATGAGAGGCTTAAAAGATGACTTTATCCCTGATGGGTATAGAAAATTTAGAGATACATGGTCAGATAAGACATGTAGAAGGTCATTGTAAAGGAGACtgtaaagaagaggtggtataaAAAGCAACAGAATGATGTGATAGTTTAATGCTTTAATGAAAACCAACATGGTatgtgaaaacaaataaaacaaaaatcttttgcTTAAAAGATCAAGAATAAAGATTGTTGGGGCttttctggtggtgcagtggttaagaatcccctgccaatgcagggtacagaggtttgagccctggtctgggaagatcccacatgcagtgtagcaactaagcccatgtgcacaactactgagcccacatgccgcaactactaaagccctcacgcctagagcccatgctctgcaacaagagaagccactgtaatgagaagccgtgcactgcaacaaagagtagcccccactcactgcaactagagaacgcccgtgtgcagcaatgaagacccaatgtagccaataaataaataaataaatttattaaaaacaaaaacaacaacaaaaaactcctcctcccctggggaaggtggagctgggataaaaatcaggaaatttgaCCCTAAACCCCTCCCTTCTCAATGAATATTTTGTGCCCAATCATTTGCACACTCCATATAACCAGCTTGCCGAATGAACTCAGAGCAGCTGCTCACCTGAGCCTGCCCACTCTCCCTGCTGAGAGTGTACTATCGCTTAATAAATCCCTACTTTGCTTTCTTAGCCTCCATGTCtcctctctgaattctttctgtgatgagacaagAATCTACTCTGCAGCGACAGAGTCAGTTTTGTGGAattgagcccttaacctgtggcgTCTATGATAACTctgggtagttagtgtcagaattgaattgaatgtaggacacccagttggttTCAGAGAATTGGTTgttgtgggggaaaaaatccaaCACATTTGTGTCAGAGTGGTAACAACAACACACAAAGGTTTTCTTGACTTGACTTTTGAGCATGATTTTGATGGAACATCTATTTAAAGGAGGATATATTTCAGGTTATTGTTAGGCTTTCCCATTCAGAATAAAGCATCATTTTCTCACATTCTCTTGGACAAAATGGCCCTCCTCAGAAGTGTCCTCAAAGCTCCTTTAACATCCTTGTTCCTCAAGGTGTGGATGAATGGGTTGGCCACGGAAGTAATAACACAGTAAAACAGTGTCAGAACTTTGATAAGGTCTTGAGGGCTGTCCCCTGAGGGCTGCATATAGATGTAGATGCCAGGCCCATAAAATAAAGACACCACCAGTAAGTGTGATGAACAAGTGTTGAAGGCCTTAAGTCTCCCATCAGCAGAAGGGATTCGAAATACAGCTTGGGCAATATAACTGTAAGAAACAAGAATCATGGAGAGGGGACCCATTATCAGGAAGGTGGCCACCACCGCTAAAGTGAGCTCATTGACTGTGGTGTCCACGCAAGCCATCTTAATTAGACCAGGCAGCTCACAAAAGAAGTTGTCCAATTCCTGGTTCCCACACAGGGGCAGCTGGACTGTGAGTGTGGACTGCAGTAGTGAATTGGCCAGACCTATGAGCCAAGCAGCATTGGAGAGCTGCCGGCAGAGCTTGTGGTTCATGATTAGTGAGTATCTCAGAGGCTTACACACAGCTACATATCGGTCTAAGGTCATGCTTCCAAGCAGGACACATTCAGCACAGCCTAGCCAGTGAAACACATAGGCCTGGGTCATACAGCCTATATAAGTGATGTTCTTGTTAGGCCCCCCTAAGCTGAACAGCATTTGGGGTACAGTCGTGGTGGTGAAACAGAGATCCAAAAAGGAGAGGCTTGTGAGAAAGAAATACATAGGACTTTGGAGTTGGGAATCTAGTTGAGAGACCAGAATAATAGCAATGTTTCCCAACAGTGTGAACCTGTAGGAGATTAGGAGggcaaagaagagaggaaaatccAACCATGGATATTTGGTAAAGCCCATGAGAATGAAATCTCCTGGAAAACTTTCATTTATGTGCTTCCTTGAATTTTGATGGGAGACACCTGCTAAAATCAAGAAAGAGAAGGGTGGCTTTAAAAACCTGAGTTGGCAGAAGTTTTGATGATATCaggaaaaaatatacttttatggGGGAGCGATGGGGTACACCCTCAATAGAAATCATAACATTAatgaatataataattataattaatattataagTCACATTTGAAAAATCCTTTCAGTAGAGAAAGTGGTTTCATTTTTACCCCCTAAATCAAAGCCCTATGTGATAGGCTAGTGTACATTTATTCCTTGTTATGGCTCTTCTATAAGATTCAAGAAGCCAATGGAGGTGGTCTTCTCCCAGCTACCTTGCAGCTAAGAGAGTGTGTGACCTACGAGGTGGGGTCTTGGGTAGGTGCTTAGGTTATGAAGGTAGAGCCTTCATGTATGGGCTTAGTGCCACAGTGATTCCTGTCCTTTCCACCAGGTGAAGTTACAGCTGCAAGGTGCTATTAACCAAAAAGTGGGCTCTTATCAGACACTGAAACTGCCAGTGccatgatcttggatttcccagcctccagaactgtgagataaatgTTGTAATAGGTCACCTGATCtctggcattttgttatagtagcccaaatggactaagacatatgtcattagggaaatgcaaattagaacaacAATCCGATTCTATCACACACCTATCAGAGTGGTTAAAATCCAGAACAATGACCTCAAATGCTGTCAAGAACATGGCGCAATAGAAACTCTCATCTGATGTAGGGAATAAAAAATGGTAtggctactttggaagacagtctggcagtttcttacaaaactaaacatactcttagcatatgatccagcaatcacattcctgggtatttacccagatgagctgaaaacttatatccacacaaaagcctgcacAAAGATATTTGttacagctttattcataactgccaaaatttggaagcaactcagaaggtgaatggataaataaactgtggcacatccagacaatggaatgctAGTCAGCGCTAAAAAGAAACaagctgtcaagccatgaaaagacatagaagaacCTTGAATGCTAATTACTAACTGAAAGATGCCCATCTGAAAAGGCAATATattatactatatgattccaattatcatacagtatgtttggaaaatgcaaaactataaagacagtaaaaagatcagtggttgccagtgtTTAGGAGGGAGGCATGACTCAGTAGAGCACAGAGAATCCttaggcagtgaaactactctgtatgatattatagtggtgtatacatgtcattatacatttttccaaacccacagaatgtagaataccaagagtgaaccataatgtaactgtggactttggatgattatgatgtgtctggATAGGTTCATCAGTTCTAACAATTGTACCACTTCAGTGAGGGATGTTGATAAAGGGTGAGGCTATCCATGTGTGGAGGGCAGGGGTTATGTGGGCAGTCTCTGTACTCTGTACTCTTCAGTTTTGCTATGatgtaaaactgctctaaaagtaaaatctttaaaaaattgtgatactTCCTTACTGAGTGGGATGCAGAGTAAAAGGAACAATTCTCCTGATGGCCCTCTCCATACCCATCAAGTAAACAGGGTTGGATTGCTGCAGGCTCTGTCAGGGCAAGAAACATTGCAGGTTCTTGCTATTTGGGGCAGAAATTTGGAGACTGTATATGGGAATGAATTCTGAGAGTGTTCAACCAAAGAAATTAGATATGAATTTGTCATAATTGCTACCTTTACCAGAGAGACTTGTTTTCATTTGCTGGCTGGAGCCCTGGatatggttttattatttttttctgttgttttagtcAACACTAAAACCTGGGTCACTTTAAAGTGACCCACCTAAATGATGTTGATTTGTCACAATTCCCTTAGCATATAGTAGAAGGACCCTGAAGAGGTGTGTGGGTTACATAATGAGAACAGACTGGTGATGAGGACAAGATCCCGTGTCATgtctccaaaaacaaacaaacaaacaaaaacaacaacagt
It contains:
- the LOC130830823 gene encoding olfactory receptor 2B11-like, producing MRVLIPTWVLRVPTLRTQSGLVLGSPLPSLGLAARITSVFSVSAGPGGPQTHPNSHGPSPTHAVPSGGAHLRTGPQPSSPAGCLSPEGMRRAGVSHQNSRKHINESFPGDFILMGFTKYPWLDFPLFFALLISYRFTLLGNIAIILVSQLDSQLQSPMYFFLTSLSFLDLCFTTTTVPQMLFSLGGPNKNITYIGCMTQAYVFHWLGCAECVLLGSMTLDRYVAVCKPLRYSLIMNHKLCRQLSNAAWLIGLANSLLQSTLTVQLPLCGNQELDNFFCELPGLIKMACVDTTVNELTLAVVATFLIMGPLSMILVSYSYIAQAVFRIPSADGRLKAFNTCSSHLLVVSLFYGPGIYIYMQPSGDSPQDLIKVLTLFYCVITSVANPFIHTLRNKDVKGALRTLLRRAILSKRM